Within Streptomyces antibioticus, the genomic segment GTTCTCGATGATCACCGAGACGGCCTTGTCGGCGCCGATCAGGTTCGGCAGGATCGTGCAGCCGCCCCAGCCGGGCACCAGACCGAGGAAGACCTCGGGCAGCGAGAACGCGGGCAGCGCCTTGGAGACGGTGCGGTACGAGCAGTGCAGACCGACCTCGACACCGCCGCCCATCGCCGCGCCGTTGTAGTAGGCGAAGGTGGGCACGGCCAGCGCCGCGAGGCGCTTGAAGACCTCGTGGCCGCCCTTGCCGATGGCCAGCGCGTCCTTGTGCTCCTTCAGCAGCTCGACACCCTTGAGGTCGGCGCCGACGGCGAAGATGAACGGCTTGCCGGTGATGCCCGCGCCCACGATCTCGCCGGCCGCGGCCTCCGCCTCGACGCGGTCGATCGCGGCGTCGAGGTTGGCCAGGGACTGCGGGCCGAAGGTGGTCGGCTTGGTGTGGTCGAAGCCGTTGTCGAGGGTGATCAGGGCGAAGCGCCCCGCCCCGAACGGCAGGTCCAGGTGGCGTACGTGCGCCTGGGTCACGACCTCGTCGGGGAACAGCTCGGCCGCGCCCTTGAGCAGTTCGGTGGTGGTGCTCACTTGTCCCCCTCGAAGTGCGGGTTCTCCCAGATGACCGTGGCGCCCATGCCGAAGCCGACGCACATGGTGGTCAGGCCGTAGCGGACCTGCGGCTGCTCCTCGAACTGCCGGGCGAGCTGCGTCATCAGACGCACGCCGGAGGAGGCCAGCGGGTGACCGAAGGCGATGGCGCCGCCGTACTGGTTGACGCGCGCGTCGTCGTCAGCGATGCCGTAGTGGTCGAGGAAGGCCAGCACCTGGACGGCGAAGGCCTCGTTGATCTCGAACAGACCGATGTCGGAGATCGACAGACCCGCCTGCGCGAGCGCCTTCTCCGTGGCCGGGATCGGGCCGTAGCCCATGACCTCCGGCTCCACGCCCGCGAAGGCGTAGGAGACCAGGCGCATCTTGACCGGCAGGCCGTTCTCGCGCGCGAAGTCCTCGGACGCGATCAGGGAGGCGGTCGCGCCGTCGTTCAGACCGGCCGCGTTGCCCGCGGTGACCCGGCCGTGGACCCGGAAGGGGGTCTTGAGGCCGGAGAGGTTCTCCAGGGTGGTGCCCGGGCGCATCGGCTCGTCGGCGGTGACCAGGCCCCAGCCCGTCTCACCGGCCTCCGGGTTGGTGCGGCGCACCGAGACCGGCACCAGGTCGGCCTGGATCTTGCCGTCGGCGTACGCCTTGGCGGCCTTCTCCTGGGAGCGCACCGCGTACTCGTCCGCGCGCAGCTTGGTGATCTGCGGGTAGCGGTCGTGCAGGTTCTCGGCGGTCATGCCCATGAACAGGGCGGACTCGTCGACCAGCTTCTCGCTGACGAAGCGCGGGTTGGGGTCCACGCCCTCGCCCATCGGGTGCCGGCCCATGTGCTCGACACCGCCGGCCACGGCGACGTCGTACGCGCCGAAGGCCACGGAACCGGCGACCGCGGTGACGGCGGTCAGGGCGCCGGCGCACATGCGGTCGATGGAGTAGCCGGGCACGGAGGTCGGCAGACCGGCCAGGATGCCGGCGGTGCGGCCGAGGGTCAGGCCCTGGTCACCGATCTGCGTGGTCGCGGCGATGGCGACCTCGTCGATCTTCTTGGGGTCGAGACCGGGGTTGCGGCGCAGCAGCTCCCGGATCGCCTTCACGACGAGGTCGTCGGCGCGGGTCTCGTGGTAGATGCCCTTCGGGCCCGCCTTGCCGAACGGGGTGCGGACGCCGTCGACGAAGACGACGTCCCTGACGGTACGAGGCACGATGGCTCTCCTCCAGGGTGCGGGATGGCACTGCTGCGGCGCGCAGAGCTGAGCGCGCGCTCAGCGCCCATGCTACTTGTGGGTAACGTAGCTGCCCAGCCCCGGAGCCCCAAGCGGCGAAGGTCACACCACCGACGTAACGCCGGACCGACGGGAGCGGGCACCCACCCAAGATCTTGGCGCGATCTCGACGGCCGTCCGCACAGGCGCACCGCCGCGCCGGACGCCCTGCCTCTGCCGTCCCGGCGCGACCGGCGGCTCGGCGCCAACCCTTCCGGCGAGCCCGCGCCCCGTTGTTTTCGCCGTACCCGATCCCGCGGGTCACGGGGCCGGGGGAGCCCAGGGGGCGCCGAGCCCGGTGAGGGTGGCGGGGTCCGACTCCTGGCAGGGCGGCCGCGTCGGCGCGGGTATGTCGCCGTGCCCGGTGCTGCCGTACAGGCCCCCCGGGGCGGTCAGTCGGTCAGGGCCGCTGCCAGTGCCGGGGCCACCTGGTCCACCTGCCAGGGGCGGGCGCCGAGGGTGGTGAGGGCCGTGGCGACCGAGTCGGGGTCGGCCGGCTGCGGTGGCTCCCAGCAGACGCGGCGGACGGCGTCCGGGGCGATCAGGTTCTCCTGGGGCATGTTCAGCTTCTCGGCCAGCTTGGAGACGGCCGTGCGGGCCGCGCTGAGCCGGGCGGCGGCCGCCGGGTCCTTGTCGGCCCAGGCCCGCGGCGGCGGCGGTCCCGCCACCGGCTGGCCCGGCTGCGGCAACTGGGCCTCGCTGAGCGACTTGGCCCGGTCGACCGCGGCCTGCCACTGTTCGAGCTGGCGGCGCCCCATCCGGTGGCCGTAGCCGTTCAGCGCGGACAGCGCGTGCACATTGGCCGGCAGGGAGAGCGCGGCCTCGACGATCGCCGCGTCGGACAGCACCTTGCCCGGGGACACGTCCCGCCGCTGGGCGATCCGGTCGCGGGTCTCCCACAGCTCCCGCACCACCCCGAGCTGCCGCCGACGGCGCACCTTGTGCATGCCGGACGTACGGCGCCAGGGGTCCTTGCGGGGCTCCGGCGGCGGGGCCGAGGCGATCGCGTCGAACTCCTGGTGGGCCCACTCCAGCTTGCCCTGCCGGTCCAGCTCCGCCTCCAGCGCGTCCCGCAGGTCGACGAGCAGCTCGACGTCCAGCGCGGCGTACCGCAGCCAGGGCTCGGGGAGGGGGCGGGTCGACCAGTCGACCGCGGAGTGTCCCTTCTCCAGGACGAAGCCGAGGACGCCCTCGACCATGGCGCCCAGACCGACCCGCGGGAACCCGGCCAGCCGTCCGGCCAGCTCGGTGTCGAACAGCCGCGTCGGCACCATGCCTATGCCGCGCAGACAGGGCAGGTCCTGGGTGGCCGCGTGCAGCACCCACTCGACGCCGGACAGGGCCTCGCCGAGCCCGGACAGGTCGGGACAGGCCACGGGGTCGATGAGCGCGCTGCCGGCGCCCTCGCGCCGGAGCTGCACCAGATAGGCGCGCTGTCCGTAGCGGTAGCCGGAGGCCCGCTCGGCGTCCACGGCGACGGGGCCGGAGCCGGCGGCGAACGCGGCGATCACCTCGGCGAGGGAGGCGGCGTCGGCGACGACGGGCGGAATGCCCTCGCGGGGTTCGAGCAGCGGAACGGGTGCGGGGGCCGGCTCGGGCGCCGGCTCGGTCGTGCGCGCCCCGGAAACAGGAGAACCAGTGGATCCGCCGTCGTCCGGAGGGGCGCCTCCGGTGGTTCGCAGTGAACTGGCTGCTGCGGTTTCTTGGGCGTCGGTCACCTGTCAAGGGTATCTGTGTATCGACGGCGCCCGCCGACGGAACGTTCCGCCGACGGGCGCCGCAGGGTCGTAAACCGGTCAACCAGGTCGGTGTGCCCGGTGGGCTCGGTGCTCGGTGGGCTCAGTGGATGATGCCGGTCCGCAGGGCGACCGCCACCATCCCGGCACGGTCGCCCGTGCCGAGCTTGCGGGCGATGCGGGCCAGGTGGCTCTTGACGGTCAGCGCGGACAGGCCCATCGAGACGCCGATGGCCTTGTTGGACTGGCCCTCGGCGACCAGGCGCAGGACCTCGACCTCGCGGCCGGACAGCTCGCGGTAGCCGCCCGGGTGGCTCGGGGCACCCGGGGGGCGGCGGTGGAGGCGGGCCGCGGCCGCGCCGATGGGGGCGGCACCGGGCCGGCTGGGGAGGCCGACGTTGGTGCGGGTGCCGGTGACGACGTAGCCCTTCACCCCGCCCGCGAGGGCGTTGCGGACGGCGCCGATGTCGTCGGCGGCGGAGAGGGCCAGCCCGTTGGGCCAGCCCGCGGCGCGGGTCTCGGACAGGAGGGTGAGGCCCGAACCGTCGGGCAGGTGGACGTCGGCGACGCAGATGTCGCGGGGGTTGCCGATGCGGGGACGAGCCTCCGCGACGGACGAGGCCTCGATGACATCGCGCACACCGAGCGCCCAGAGATGACGGGTGACGGTGGATCGGACACGCGGGTCGGCCACGACCACCATCGCGGTGGGCTTGTTCGGGCGGTAGGCGACCAGGCTTGCGGGCTGCTCGAGGAGAACGGACACCAGGCCTCCTGGGTGGGGGACGGGCCGGCTCGTGGGGGGCTTGTGGGGAGGAAGCCGGGACGAACCGTGCTTTCAAGGTCACAGTCGTCTTCGGCAGCGAACCCGGCGTCCTTTAGAAAATGATCACGATCTAGTGAGTAACAATCCGTGCAATTCGGACACGCGATCGATCATCCGAAGATCGAATCGGTTTGTCTGAGTGCATTACGGGATCGAAAGTGGCCGTATCGACAAAGAGATCGCCCATCGGGGCGGCCGAACGGGTGGGCGGCCCCACCCGAAACCCGAACGTGCCCCTCAGCGCGACTGCGGACCCCGCCGCTGCGGCAGCGTGACCACCGACGCGTCCCCGGGACCGGCCGGCGGCAGCCCCGCCACCTGCGCCAGCAGATCGCACCAGGACGCCAGATGCGCCCCCGTGTCCGGCACCCCGCCCAGCCCCTCGCGGGGCGTCCAGGAGGCCCGGATCTCGATCTGCGAGGCTGCCGGCCGCTCGGCCAGCCCGCCGAAGTAGTGCGAACTGGCCCGGGTGACCGTGCCGCTCGGCTCGCCGTACGTCAGCCCGCGCGCCTGGAGCGCACCGGTCAGCCAGGACCAGCACACCTCCGGCAGCAGCGGGTCCGCCGCCATCTCCGGCTCCAGCTCGGCCCGGACCAGAGTCACCAGGCGGAACGTTCCGCGCCAGGCGTCGTGCCCGTCCGGATCGTGCAGCAGCACCAGCCTGCCGTCGGCCAGATCCTGGTCGCCGTCCACCACCGCCGCCTCCAGCGCGTACGCGAACGGGGCGAGCTTCTTCGGGGCCGGCGTCGGATCGATCTCGATCTGCGGCCGCAGCCGCGCCGCCCGCAGCGCGTCGACCGCCGCCCGGAAGGGCAGCGGCAGCGACCTGCTCCCGTCCCGGTCCGCTCCGTTCGCCCCGTTCCCCCCGTTCGCCTCGTCCATCCCGCCAGCGCCGTCCGACAGTCGTCCCTGAGCCGCAGCCATGCGGGGAAGATTAAGGGGAACCGGGGCCTCGCGCAGGGCAAGACACCCGCGCGGCCACCTCGGACGGCTGCGCGCTGGGCGAACACGCGCACGGGCCCCGGGCGGTCCGGGGCCCGGCCGGACGGCCCCCGACGGCGTGGGAGACTTGCCGGCGTGAGCGCGAACGAGAGCCCCGCGGGCCGGCAGCCGACAGCGACCTACGACAGTGCCTTCCTCAAGGCGTGCAGGCGCGAGCCCGTGCCGCACACGCCCGTCTGGTTCATGCGGCAGGCCGGGCGCTCCCTGCCGGAGTACCGCAAGGTCCGCGAGGGCGTGGCGATGCTCGACTCCTGCATGCGGCCCGACCTGGTCACCGAGATCACCCTCCAGCCGGTCCGCCGGCACGGCGTGGACGCGGCGATCTACTTCAGCGACATCGTCGTCCCGCTCAAGGCCATCGGCATCGACCTCGACATCAAGCCCGGCGTCGGACCGGTCGTCGAGCAGCCCGTCCGCACCCGCGCCGACCTGGCCCGGCTGCGCGACCTCACCCCCGAGGACGTCGCGTACGTCACCGAGGCCATCGGCATGCTCACCGACGAACTCGGCGCCACCCCGCTGATCGGCTTCGCCGGCGCGCCTTTCACCCTCGCGAGCTACCTCGTCGAGGGCGGCCCGTCCCGCACGTACGAGAACGCCAAGGCGATGATGTACGGCGACCCGCAGCTCTGGGCCGACCTGCTCGACCGCCTCGCCGACATCACCGCGGCCTTCCTGAAGGTGCAGATCGAGGCGGGCGCGAGCGCCGTCCAGCTCTTCGACTCCTGGGCCGGTGCCCTCGCCCCGGTGGACTACCGCCGCTCGGTGCTGCCCGCCTCCGCGAAGGTCTTCGACGCCGTCGCGGACTACGGCGTCCCGCGCATCCACTTCGGTGTCGGCACCGGTGAGCTGCTCGGCCTGCTGGGCGAGGCCGGCGCGGACGTCGTCGGCGTCGACTGGCGCGTCCCGCTCGACGAGGCCGCCCGCCGGGTCGGCCCCGGCAAGGCGCTCCAGGGCAACCTCGACCCGACCGTCCTGTTCGCCGGCACCGAGGCCGTCGAGACCAAGGCCCGCGAGGTCCTGGAGTCGGCCGCCGGGCTGGAGGGCCACGTCTTCAACCTCGGCCACGGCGTGATGCCGTCCACCGACCCGGACGCGCTGACCCGCCTCGTGGAGTACGTCCACACGCAGACCGCCCGGTAGAACGGCGGAACGGCGGCCCCCGTTCCGTCCGTTCGGCTGACGTGAGCGGCCCCCCGGCCCGATAATCGTCGGCGACGGCGAAACGGGGGGCGCGGTGGCGGGGGACGTGGAGGGGGCGCTTCCCCGACGGGTCCAGATCCAGGGCCGCGACGGCGTGCCGGCCGGTTCCGGCGTCCTGATCACCCCTTCCTACGTCCTGACCTGCGCCCATGTCGTGAGCGGCGCGCTGGGCCTCGACCCGCACAGCGACGACGGCCCCCGCGCCTCGGTGCGCGTGACGCTGCTCGGCACGCCGGACGAGCCTCCCGAGGAGACCACGGCCGAGGTGCTCCCCGGCTGCTGGCTGCCCCTGCGCGACTCCTCCGGCGACGCCGCGCTGCTCGCCCTGAACCGGACCGCGCCGCCACCCTCCCCGTTCCGGGCCGGTGTGGCCGAGGCCGGTCAGCAGGTCCGGCTCCTCACCCCCGACGGGGAGCTTCGGGCCGCCGTCCGCGAGGCGCCCGCACCGGACACCCCGGACGGCTGGGGACGGCTCGACTTCGACGTGGAGTCACCGCGGCCGGGCTTCAGCGGCAGCGCGGTGATCAACGCCGAGGGCGCCGTGGTCGGCATCGTGACCGCCCTCCAGCACCCTCCGGACGGGCGGCACGGCCGGTTCCTGCCGCTCTCGGCGGCCCTGGACCGCATCCCCGGCCTGGCCCCGGCCGACGGCCTCGCCCTGCGGGAGCACGGCGAACTGGTGGAGTCCCTGGTGGCGGTGCCCGTGGTGCGGGACCCGTTGCTGTTCCCCCTGCTGGTGGACGAGCTGCGGACGGGCCTGCCGCCCGGGACCGACCTGGGGCCGGACGGGGTCGTGTCCACCCGGGGCAGGGCGATGCACCTGGTGCGGCAGCTCGGGCGGGACGCACGCAGCCTGCGCCTCCTGGTCGACGTACTGCGGGTGTACGACCCCGGCAGCGCGGAACTGGAGGCGTTCGCGGCGCTGGTGGACAAACTCTCGGCGCCCTCGCTGCTGCCGGTCGGCGCGGTGGGGGACCAGGGGACCTGGGAGCGTACGGTCGAGCGGCGGCGGGGGAGGAAACGGCGGCCCTTCGTCATCCGTTCTGCGGTCGAGCCGCCCGTTCTCGCCTTCGACGTGGGCCCGGCCTGGGAGGAGACGGCCTACCACCTCACGTGCCGGGTCACGAGGCCGGACGGCAGCACCTACACGCTCTGGTCGGACCGGTCCGTGCCCCGCGAGGACTTGCAATGGGTGGTCCGAGACGTCGTACGCCGGTTCGAGGCGCAGGAGCCGGGGCCTGCCCCGCTGATCGAGTTCGTGCTGCCGTACTCCCTGCTGACTCTGCCCGTGGACCTCTTCCTCGTCGCGACGGACCCCGTACCGTCGGCGCTCGGCTGGGGCTACCCGGTCGTCGTGCGCCCCGCCGAACTGACGGGTCTGTACAGCGGACGTAGGCGCTGGCACCGGCGGTGGGACCGGCTCAAGGACACACCTCCCGCGGCACGCGAGCCGCGCTGGGTGGAGGGAGCCGGGGGCCGGGCCCTGATCCTCGACGCCACCGAACTGACGTTTCCGCCCGCCGCGGACGAGGTCGCCACGGACCAGGTCGCCTTCGCCCTGCTCCAGGGCGTCCCGGTGTTCATCTGGACGCCGGACCCGCGGCCCGCGACCCAGGCCGCCCTCATGGAGCTGGCGCGCACCGTCCCCCTGGAGCAGATCCCGGACGCCGTCCGGTCCTGGCGGGCACGGCAGGCAGTCGAGTACAGCGCCGGTGGCCCTGCCCGCGTGACCCTTGTCTACGCCGACCCTGAACGGCCGCTGCCGGTGGAGCTGTCGGAGCTGCTGGACGCCCCCGGCGACGGCGGTGCCCCGTGATGAACCCGGCCGCGCTGCTGAGCGCACTGCGCCCCCTGGACGGCGGCCCGCGTCTCACCGCAGACCTGGTCGTCGACGACGCGCCCTCGATGGAGTTGTGGACCCAGGCCGTCCACGATCTGCGCACCGCCCTCGACCAGGCCCCCTTCGACGACGTGCGCGTCCACACCATCGACAGCTCCGCCCCGGGCGAACTGCGGCTCGACGCCACCCCCGAGCCCACGCCGGGACACCAGGCACTGCTCGTGTTCAGCGACTGTGTGGGCCCCGCCTGGCAGGACGGCCGTGCCGTCGAGCTGCTCGAACGGCGGGGCCGTTCCTGCGCGACCGCCGTGCTGCACCCCCTGCCCCCGCCGCTGCGGCACCGCGCGGCCGTTCCGCTCGCCCCGTTCCGCTGGCGTGCGGCCCGCCCCGGCACCCCCACCGCCTGGCTGGAATGCCTTCTCCGGCCGGGCAGCCTGGAGGCGGCCGCCGGACTGCGCGCCGAGAGCGCGGTCCCGTTGCTGCCCCTGGACGACGAGGGTGCCGTCGAGGGCTGGGCCCGGCTCGTGGCCGGTCCCACGAGCGGCTGGTACGACGGCGAGGGCATCCCCTCCGGCGCCGGAACCGGCGTCTGGGCGGACCTCGCGCCGCCCGCGCCGAGCACCGAACCCGCCGCCCTCATCCGGACGTTGGAGGATCTCGCCGGACCCGTGCCGGTGCGTCTCGCCGCGCTGCTCGCGGTGTCCCCGCTCGTCACCGTAGATCTCCTGCGTGCCCTGCGCCGCGACCTGCTGCCGGGGACGGCCGGGGCGGCCGGGACGGACGGGGCCGTCGCCGAGGTCTTCTACAGCGGTCTGCTGGTCCGCGCGCCCGAGCGTGACCGGGACGCCGGTGGACAGCGCGCCCACGTCCTGCGCGACGGAGCGGCCGGGCTGCTCACCGAGCGGCTGACCCGCTCCGACGCCGGCCGCGCGCTGGAACTGGCCGGGACGATCCTGCCCCCGGCCGTCTGGGCGCGCGGCAGCGGCCCGCTCCCGTCGGTCACGCCCGCGCGCTCCCCGCGGCGCGTCCGCCGGGACGGCCCGCCCCTGAGCGTCCGCGGTGTCGCGCCCCCGCGCAACCAGCACTTCGTGGGCCGGGAGGAACTCCTGCGGACGATCCGCGCGGCCCTGGTCCGCCCCGACGGCGACGGACTCTGCGTGCTGCACGGGATCGCGGGCGTCGGCAAGACGACGACCGCGCGCGAGTACGCCCACCGGTACGGCGACGACTACGACTTCGTCTGGTGGTGCCGGGCGGCGGACGACCAGAGCCTCGCCCTGTCCCTCGACCGGCTCGGCCAGGCCCTGTCCGTGCCGGGCCCGCGCGACGGCCGGGGGTCGGTGGACGCCGTGCTCGACCGGCTGCGCACCGGCCGCGTCGACCGCGGCTGGCTCCTGGTGCTGGACAACGCGGGCTCCCCGGAGAAGCTCTTCGAGTACCTTCCGCTCGACGCCGGGCACATCCTGGTCACCAGCCGTCACACCAGATGGGCCGAACGGGCCGAACACCCTTTACGCGTCGGGCCGTTGGACCGCGACGAGAGCCGGGCGCTGCTGCGCGACTCCGCGGACTGGCTCACCGACGAGGAGGCCGACGCGGTCGCCGGGCGCGCCGGGAACCTGCCGCCGCTGCTGATCCAGCTCGGCCGCTCGCTGGCCCAGCGCCGGCTGAGCGTGACCGACCATCTGGAGGGCTTCGACCGGCTCTGCGCCGAGCTGCTGCTGCGCGGCGGCCCGGCCGAGTACGACGTCCGGCTCGCCGCGGTGTGGAAGGAAGCGGTGGCGGAGCTGGGCGAGACCGACCCGGCCGCCGCCGAACTGTTGCGGGTGCTGATCTCTCTGGGGACCGGCCCGGTCTCCTTCGAGCTGCTGTCCGCGGTCACCGGGCCGGGGCCGGGGCCGGACGACGCCGGACCGGACGGTGTGCTGCACGACAAGATCGGCCTCGATCTCGCCCTGCGGCGGCTCGCCGACGAGGCGCTGGCCGTCGTCGACCGCGATGTCGTCGAGACGCATCCGGCCCTGCACACCGTCATGCGGGCCACGGTGATGGGGCCCAACGAGCGAGCGGCTGCCGAACGGTCCGCGCTGGCCCTGCTCTCGGCCGCCCTCCCCAAGGACCCGATCGACCCCGCCGATCCCGCCGATCCCGTGGCCCGGGCCCGGATCGCCGAGATCGCCCACCGGCTCGACCTGCCGGCGGCACTGCGCGAGCCACCGGAGACCACCGGCGCGCTGGTCCTCGCCGTGATCGAGCACCATGCCGCCGTCGGGGACGCCGAGGTCGCCGCGCGGCAGGCCCGTGCCGCGCTCGCCGTCTGGTCCCGCTCCCTCGGACCCGACGACCCGGCCCTCCTCGCCTTCCGCGCCCACGCCGAACGGGTGCCCGCCTGAACGAACCGACGCGTCCCAGCCCGCCCTCGCGCACGACCGAAGGAACCGCCTTGCGCCTGCTGACCGACAACCCCGTCACCGAACCCGCCGACGACGCCTTCCACTTCGGGCCCTACGTCAGCATGCTGCACGCCGCCGTCGAACGGGCCGAGCCCCTGCCGCTCACCGTCGGTGTGTTCGGCTCCTGGGGCACCGGGAAGTCGAGTCTGCTGCGGCTGTGGGAGCACCGGCTGAAGGAGAAGAAGGTCCCCACCATCTGGTTCAACCCCTGGAAGTACGACCGCAAGGTGGAGGTGTGGGCGGCGCTGCTGCACACCATCCTGGCGGAGATGGAGACGAAGCAGGGGCTGCGGGAGAAGGCCCTGCGCCTCGCCAAGGCCGCCACCTGGCTCTCCGTGCGCGCCGGTCTCGGCACGGCCGCCTCGCTGGCCACCGGCGGGGTGGTCAAGAGCGGTGACGTCGACACGATGCTCACCGAACTCGCCGAGGGGGACGCCGAGCAGTACCGGCAGATCAACCGCTTCGAGAACGACTTCCGGGACGCGGTGGAGGAGTTCGTCGGCACCGACGGGCGACTGGTCGTCTTCGTGGACGACCTGGACCGCTGTACGCCGGAGTCGGCGATGACCGTCCTGGAGTCGCTGAAGCTCTTCCTCGGCGAGTCCCGCTGTGTGTTCGTCCTCGCCCTCGACCTGGACGTGCTGGCCGCCGTCGCCACCAACAAGTTCGGCGACGCGTTCAAGGACGCGCCCGCCGAGGTGGTGTCCGGGCTGGCCTATCTCGACAAGATCGTCCAACTGCCGTTCTTCCTGCCCGACGTCTCCTTCGAGACCCTGCGCTCGGCGTTCGCGTCGTACGTCGTGCAACGGGAGGACGACGACGACTTCTGGGAGCTGCTGCGGCGCGGGCTCGGCGCCAATCCGCGGCGCCTGAAGCGTTTCGTGAACGTCTTCAACATGGCCCTGGGGATCGCCGCCGCCCAGGCCGGATCCGCACAAGACCGGGCGTTCCGGCTCCAGTTGGCGGCTCTCCTGGTGATCCGCAGCCGGCACCGCGACTTCTTCCATCTGCTCGCGGCCGACCCCACGTCCTGGGAGACCCTCGTCACCTTCTTCCGGCGCCGCCAGGACACACCCGAGAAGCGCGAACAGCACCGGCTCGCCCTGCCGACCGAGTTGGACCCCTTCGCCGACGACCGGACCCTGGAGGCGCTGCTCGCCTGGCGCGGCGGCCCCGTCGGGGTCCCGTCCGTGGAGACCGTCCGCTCGATGATCACCACGGTGCGCACCACGACCGGCCCGGACCGGCTGAGCGCGGCGGATCTGTAGGCGTCCGCCCCGCTCTCACCACGTGTGCCGGGGCCGTGCCCGTCTGCCGAACAGCAGGCCGCGCGGCTCCGGCG encodes:
- a CDS encoding thiolase family protein, with translation MPRTVRDVVFVDGVRTPFGKAGPKGIYHETRADDLVVKAIRELLRRNPGLDPKKIDEVAIAATTQIGDQGLTLGRTAGILAGLPTSVPGYSIDRMCAGALTAVTAVAGSVAFGAYDVAVAGGVEHMGRHPMGEGVDPNPRFVSEKLVDESALFMGMTAENLHDRYPQITKLRADEYAVRSQEKAAKAYADGKIQADLVPVSVRRTNPEAGETGWGLVTADEPMRPGTTLENLSGLKTPFRVHGRVTAGNAAGLNDGATASLIASEDFARENGLPVKMRLVSYAFAGVEPEVMGYGPIPATEKALAQAGLSISDIGLFEINEAFAVQVLAFLDHYGIADDDARVNQYGGAIAFGHPLASSGVRLMTQLARQFEEQPQVRYGLTTMCVGFGMGATVIWENPHFEGDK
- a CDS encoding ribonuclease D, producing MTDAQETAAASSLRTTGGAPPDDGGSTGSPVSGARTTEPAPEPAPAPVPLLEPREGIPPVVADAASLAEVIAAFAAGSGPVAVDAERASGYRYGQRAYLVQLRREGAGSALIDPVACPDLSGLGEALSGVEWVLHAATQDLPCLRGIGMVPTRLFDTELAGRLAGFPRVGLGAMVEGVLGFVLEKGHSAVDWSTRPLPEPWLRYAALDVELLVDLRDALEAELDRQGKLEWAHQEFDAIASAPPPEPRKDPWRRTSGMHKVRRRRQLGVVRELWETRDRIAQRRDVSPGKVLSDAAIVEAALSLPANVHALSALNGYGHRMGRRQLEQWQAAVDRAKSLSEAQLPQPGQPVAGPPPPRAWADKDPAAAARLSAARTAVSKLAEKLNMPQENLIAPDAVRRVCWEPPQPADPDSVATALTTLGARPWQVDQVAPALAAALTD
- a CDS encoding response regulator transcription factor, whose product is MSVLLEQPASLVAYRPNKPTAMVVVADPRVRSTVTRHLWALGVRDVIEASSVAEARPRIGNPRDICVADVHLPDGSGLTLLSETRAAGWPNGLALSAADDIGAVRNALAGGVKGYVVTGTRTNVGLPSRPGAAPIGAAAARLHRRPPGAPSHPGGYRELSGREVEVLRLVAEGQSNKAIGVSMGLSALTVKSHLARIARKLGTGDRAGMVAVALRTGIIH
- a CDS encoding DUF3000 domain-containing protein; the protein is MAAAQGRLSDGAGGMDEANGGNGANGADRDGSRSLPLPFRAAVDALRAARLRPQIEIDPTPAPKKLAPFAYALEAAVVDGDQDLADGRLVLLHDPDGHDAWRGTFRLVTLVRAELEPEMAADPLLPEVCWSWLTGALQARGLTYGEPSGTVTRASSHYFGGLAERPAASQIEIRASWTPREGLGGVPDTGAHLASWCDLLAQVAGLPPAGPGDASVVTLPQRRGPQSR
- the hemE gene encoding uroporphyrinogen decarboxylase, producing the protein MSANESPAGRQPTATYDSAFLKACRREPVPHTPVWFMRQAGRSLPEYRKVREGVAMLDSCMRPDLVTEITLQPVRRHGVDAAIYFSDIVVPLKAIGIDLDIKPGVGPVVEQPVRTRADLARLRDLTPEDVAYVTEAIGMLTDELGATPLIGFAGAPFTLASYLVEGGPSRTYENAKAMMYGDPQLWADLLDRLADITAAFLKVQIEAGASAVQLFDSWAGALAPVDYRRSVLPASAKVFDAVADYGVPRIHFGVGTGELLGLLGEAGADVVGVDWRVPLDEAARRVGPGKALQGNLDPTVLFAGTEAVETKAREVLESAAGLEGHVFNLGHGVMPSTDPDALTRLVEYVHTQTAR
- a CDS encoding VMAP-C domain-containing protein, whose protein sequence is MAGDVEGALPRRVQIQGRDGVPAGSGVLITPSYVLTCAHVVSGALGLDPHSDDGPRASVRVTLLGTPDEPPEETTAEVLPGCWLPLRDSSGDAALLALNRTAPPPSPFRAGVAEAGQQVRLLTPDGELRAAVREAPAPDTPDGWGRLDFDVESPRPGFSGSAVINAEGAVVGIVTALQHPPDGRHGRFLPLSAALDRIPGLAPADGLALREHGELVESLVAVPVVRDPLLFPLLVDELRTGLPPGTDLGPDGVVSTRGRAMHLVRQLGRDARSLRLLVDVLRVYDPGSAELEAFAALVDKLSAPSLLPVGAVGDQGTWERTVERRRGRKRRPFVIRSAVEPPVLAFDVGPAWEETAYHLTCRVTRPDGSTYTLWSDRSVPREDLQWVVRDVVRRFEAQEPGPAPLIEFVLPYSLLTLPVDLFLVATDPVPSALGWGYPVVVRPAELTGLYSGRRRWHRRWDRLKDTPPAAREPRWVEGAGGRALILDATELTFPPAADEVATDQVAFALLQGVPVFIWTPDPRPATQAALMELARTVPLEQIPDAVRSWRARQAVEYSAGGPARVTLVYADPERPLPVELSELLDAPGDGGAP
- the fxsT gene encoding FxSxx-COOH system tetratricopeptide repeat protein, which gives rise to MNPAALLSALRPLDGGPRLTADLVVDDAPSMELWTQAVHDLRTALDQAPFDDVRVHTIDSSAPGELRLDATPEPTPGHQALLVFSDCVGPAWQDGRAVELLERRGRSCATAVLHPLPPPLRHRAAVPLAPFRWRAARPGTPTAWLECLLRPGSLEAAAGLRAESAVPLLPLDDEGAVEGWARLVAGPTSGWYDGEGIPSGAGTGVWADLAPPAPSTEPAALIRTLEDLAGPVPVRLAALLAVSPLVTVDLLRALRRDLLPGTAGAAGTDGAVAEVFYSGLLVRAPERDRDAGGQRAHVLRDGAAGLLTERLTRSDAGRALELAGTILPPAVWARGSGPLPSVTPARSPRRVRRDGPPLSVRGVAPPRNQHFVGREELLRTIRAALVRPDGDGLCVLHGIAGVGKTTTAREYAHRYGDDYDFVWWCRAADDQSLALSLDRLGQALSVPGPRDGRGSVDAVLDRLRTGRVDRGWLLVLDNAGSPEKLFEYLPLDAGHILVTSRHTRWAERAEHPLRVGPLDRDESRALLRDSADWLTDEEADAVAGRAGNLPPLLIQLGRSLAQRRLSVTDHLEGFDRLCAELLLRGGPAEYDVRLAAVWKEAVAELGETDPAAAELLRVLISLGTGPVSFELLSAVTGPGPGPDDAGPDGVLHDKIGLDLALRRLADEALAVVDRDVVETHPALHTVMRATVMGPNERAAAERSALALLSAALPKDPIDPADPADPVARARIAEIAHRLDLPAALREPPETTGALVLAVIEHHAAVGDAEVAARQARAALAVWSRSLGPDDPALLAFRAHAERVPA